A window of the Cystobacter fuscus genome harbors these coding sequences:
- a CDS encoding TadE/TadG family type IV pilus assembly protein has protein sequence MKTPTPPQTLRRRARRGQAMVEYSFINWVLVFGLIVLMSVDLGNGKEKMNVIDAFLRAYQIYYDSFYFVLNLPFP, from the coding sequence ATGAAGACGCCCACGCCGCCTCAAACGCTCCGCCGCCGCGCCCGTCGTGGCCAGGCCATGGTGGAGTACTCCTTCATCAACTGGGTGCTGGTGTTCGGCCTCATCGTCCTGATGAGCGTCGACCTGGGCAACGGGAAGGAGAAGATGAACGTCATCGACGCCTTCCTGCGCGCGTACCAGATTTATTACGACTCGTTCTACTTCGTGCTCAACCTGCCGTTCCCGTGA
- a CDS encoding TadE/TadG family type IV pilus assembly protein, translating into MLRSRAHKKTIRRGAAIVEFALVVPLLVSILMFSMFLSDIVRAKLKMQEASRYTAWEMSSYTLSDYGSADHDKAFETAQKAAVDEATERYKDLDSLEPDGKFGFMLSADPVQVKVENQTVAGIDLSRVFEGNGGVGDEASNAVGKTLNFFLDHFKMNTKGQVQVEITSKLASLGLPRNYLQQEQKGFFDVDNWGGKDLSNLPVKNRYTLIATGWQLPDGANAVMAPKRAGVHSGGSQHGMAAQVDRMTFLGIGNYADKVGLDSLGSIANFVFPDFFGPFVVAHNYEPAAEGNECNKPGHGASVGLNNLNKYPGLDDDAQRCFDTAPFRDTQKYDDSLYRKVFMARGNSFMGCKNEQADMPNTPQPDSSVQKDKNKKKVSCE; encoded by the coding sequence ATGCTCCGCTCACGCGCACACAAGAAGACCATCCGGCGCGGCGCCGCCATCGTGGAGTTCGCGCTCGTGGTGCCCCTGCTGGTGTCCATCCTCATGTTCAGCATGTTCCTGAGCGACATCGTCCGGGCCAAGCTCAAGATGCAGGAGGCCAGCCGCTACACGGCGTGGGAGATGAGCAGCTACACGCTGAGCGACTACGGCAGCGCGGATCACGACAAGGCCTTCGAGACCGCCCAGAAGGCGGCGGTGGACGAGGCGACCGAGCGCTACAAGGACCTGGACTCGCTCGAGCCGGACGGCAAGTTCGGCTTCATGCTGAGCGCGGATCCGGTGCAGGTGAAGGTGGAGAACCAGACCGTGGCGGGCATCGACCTGAGCCGGGTCTTCGAGGGAAACGGAGGCGTGGGCGACGAGGCCAGCAACGCGGTGGGCAAGACGCTCAACTTCTTCCTCGACCACTTCAAGATGAACACCAAGGGGCAGGTGCAGGTGGAGATCACCAGCAAGCTCGCCAGCCTCGGGCTGCCCCGCAACTACCTGCAGCAGGAGCAGAAGGGCTTCTTCGACGTGGACAACTGGGGCGGCAAGGACCTGAGCAACCTGCCGGTGAAGAACCGCTACACCCTCATCGCCACCGGGTGGCAGCTGCCCGACGGAGCCAACGCCGTCATGGCCCCCAAGCGGGCGGGCGTGCACAGCGGAGGAAGCCAGCACGGCATGGCCGCGCAGGTGGACCGGATGACGTTCCTGGGTATAGGAAACTACGCGGACAAGGTGGGGTTGGACTCGCTCGGCTCGATCGCCAACTTCGTGTTCCCCGACTTCTTCGGACCGTTCGTGGTCGCCCACAACTATGAGCCCGCGGCCGAGGGGAACGAATGCAACAAGCCGGGGCACGGCGCCTCGGTGGGACTCAACAACCTCAACAAGTATCCCGGTCTGGACGACGACGCCCAGCGCTGCTTCGACACCGCCCCGTTCCGCGACACCCAGAAGTACGACGACTCGCTCTACCGCAAGGTGTTCATGGCCCGGGGCAACAGCTTCATGGGCTGCAAGAACGAACAGGCGGACATGCCCAACACGCCCCAACCCGATTCCAGCGTCCAGAAGGACAAGAACAAGAAGAAGGTGTCGTGCGAGTAA